The sequence below is a genomic window from Lolium perenne isolate Kyuss_39 chromosome 7, Kyuss_2.0, whole genome shotgun sequence.
atatttcgttactaggatttctgaaaccaaaaacagcagaaaacaacaactggcacttcggcatcttgttaataggttagttccagaaaatgcacgaatatgacataaagtgtgcataaaacatgtagatatcatcaataatgtggcatggaacacaagaaattatcgatacgtcggagacgtatcagcatccccaagcttagttctgctcgtcccgagcaggtaaaacgataacaaagataatttctggagtgacatgccatcataaccttgatcatactatttgtaaagcatatgtaatgaatgcagcgatcaaaccaatgtatatgacatgagtaaacaagtgaatcatatagcaaagacttttcatgaatagtacttcaagacaagcattaataagtcttgcataagagttaactcataaagcaataattcatagtaaaagcattgaagcaacacaaaggaagattaagtttcagcggttgctttcaacttgtaacatgtatatctcatggatattgtcaacatagagtaatataataagtgcaatatgcaagtatgtaggaatcaatgcacagttcacacaagtgtttgcttcttgaggtggagagaaataggtgaactgactcaacataaaagtaaaagaatggtcctccatagaggaaaagcatcgattgctatatttgtgctagagctttgattttgaaaacatgaaacaattttgtcaacggtagtaataaagcatatgtatcatgtaaattatatcttacaagttgcaagcctcatgcatagtatactaatagtgcccgcaccttgtcctaattagcttggactaccggatcatcgcaatacacatgttttaaccaagtgtcacaatggggtacctccatgccgcctgtacaaaggtctaaggagaaagctcgcattggatttctcgctattgattattctcaacttagacatccataccgggacaacatagacaacagataatggactcctctttaatgcataagcatgtggcaacaattattattctcatatgagattgaggatatatgtccaaaactgaaatttccaccatggatcatggctttagttagcggcccaatgttcttctctaacaatatgcatgcttaaccataaggtggtagatctcccttacttcagacaagacgaacatgcatagcaactcacatgatattcaacaaagaatagttgatggcgtccccagaaacatggttatcgcacaacaagcaacttaataagagattaagtgcataagtacatattcaataccacaatagtttttaagctatttgtcccatgagctatatattgtaaaggtgaatgatggaattttaaaggtagcactcaagcaatttactttggaatggcggagaaataccatgtagtaggtaggtatggtggacacaaatggcatagtggttggctcaaggattttggatgcatgagaagtaatccctctcgatacaaggtttaggcttgcaaggttatttgaaacaaacacaaggatgaacggcgcagcaaaactcacataaaagacatattgaaaacattataagactctacaccgtcttccttgttgttcaaactcaatactagaaattatctagaccttagagagaccaaatatgcaaaccaaattttagcatgctctatgtatttcttcattaatgggtgcaaagcatatgatgcaagagcttaaacatgagcacaacaattgccaagtatcacattatccaagacattttagcaattactacatgtatcattttccaattccaaccatataacaatttaacgaagaagaaacttcgccatgaatattatgagtaaagcctaaggacatacttgtccatatgctacagcggagcgtgtctctctcccacaaagtgaatgctaggatccatttattcaagcaaaaacaaaaacaaaaacaaaccgacgctccaagaaaagcacataagatgtgatggaataaaaatatagtttcaggggaggaacctgataatgttgtcgatgaagaaggggatgccttgggcatccccaagcttagacgcttgagtcttcttagaatatgcaggggtgaaccaccggggcatccccaagcttagagctttcactctccttgatcatgttgcatcatactcctctcttgatccttgaaaacttcctccacaccaaacttagaacaactcattagagggttagtggacaataaaaattaacatgttcagaggtgacacaatcattcttaacacttctggacattgcataaagctactggacattaatggatcaaagaaattcatccaacatagcaaaagaggcaatgcgaaataaaaggcagaatctgtcaaaacagaatagttcgtattgacgaattttatcgaggcaccagacttgctcaaatgaaaattctcaaattgaattaaagttgagtacatatctaaggatcactcacgtaaattggcataattttctgaattacctactgagaaaacagcccagattcgtgacagtaaagaaatctgtttctgcgcagtaatccaaatctagtatgaactttactatcaacgactttacttggcacaacaaaacactaaactaagataaggagaggttgctacagtagtaaacaacttccaagacagaaaataaaaacaaagtactgtagtaaaaaccatgggttgtctcccataagcgcttttctttaacgcctttcagctaggcgcagaaagtgtgtatcaagtattatcaagagacgaagtgtcaacatcataatttgttctaataatagaatcaaaaggtaacttcattctctttctagggaagtgttccatacctttcttgagaggaaattgatattttatattaccttccttcatatcaatgatagcaccaacagttcgaagaaaaggtcttcccaatataatgggacaagatgcattgcattcaatatccaagaaaacaaaatcaacggggacaaggttattgttaacggtaatgcgaacattatcaactttccccaaaggtttctttgtagaatgatcagcaagattaacatccaaataacaatttttcagcggtggcaagtcaagcatattataaattttcttaggcataacggaaatacttgcaccaagatcacataaggcattacaatcaaaatctttaaccttcatcttaatgatgggctcccaaccatcctctagctttctaggaatagaggcttcgcgctctagtttctcttctctagcttttatgagagcatttgtaatttgttgcgtgaaagccaaatttatagcactagcattaggacttttagcaagtttttgcaagaactttataacttcagagatgtggaaatcatcaaaattcaaaccattataatctaaatcaatgggatcatcatccccaatgttggaaaaaatttcagcagttttatcacaaaggcGATTTCAATGATTtcgggcagttttgtacgctttgcactaggagtagaaacattgccaacaccaattattttaccattaatagtaggaggtgcagcaacatgtgaagaatcaacattacttgtggtggtaatagtccaaactttagctacatttttctctttagcttgtttttcattttcttctctatcccacctagcacgcaattcggccatcaatcttatattctcattaattctaacttggatggcatttgctgtagtaacaattttattttcaatatccctattaggctaactttcgatttcaaaagatcaacatcaacagcaagactatcgactttagaagcaagtatatcaattttcccaagcttttcttcaacagatttgttaaaagcagtttgtgtactaataaattatttaagcatggcttcaagtccagggggtgtgttcctattattattgtaagaattcccataagaattagcataaccgttaccattattataaggatatggcctatagttattactagaattgttccgataagcattgttgttaaaattattatttttaatgaagtttacatcaacatgttcttcttgggcaaccaatgaagctaacggaacattattaggatcaacattagtcctatcattcacaagcatagacataatagcatcaatcttatcactcaaggaagaggtttcttcgacagaatttaccttcttaccttgtggagctctttccgtgtgccattcagagtaattgatcatcatattatcgagaagctttgttgcttcaccaagagtgatggacataaaggtacctccagcagctgaatccaataggttccgcgaagaaaaattcagtcctgcataaaaggtttggatgatcatccaagtagtcagtccatgggttgggcaatttttaaccagagatttcattctttcccatgcttgtgcaacatgttcagtatctaattgtttaaaattcattatgctactcctcaaagatataattttagcagggggataatatctaccaataaaagcatccttgcatttagtccaggaatcaaaactattcttaggcagagatagcaaccaatctttagctcttcctcttaatgagaaagggaacaattttaatttaataatatcaccatctacatccttatacttttgcatttcacatagttcaacaaaattattaagatgggcagcagcatcatcagaactaacaccagaaaattgctctcgcataacaagattcagtaaagcaggtttaatttcaaagaattctgatgtagtagcaggtggagcaataggtgtgcataagaaatcattattatttgtggttgtgaagtcacacaacttagtattttcaggggtggccattttagcagtagtaaataaagcaaactagataaagtaaatgcaagtaactaatttttttgtgtttttgatatagcaaacgagatagcaattaaagtaaaactagcaactaatttttttgtattttgatatagtgcagcaaacaaagtagtaaataaaacaaagcaagacaaaaacaaagtaaagagattgggaagtggagactccccttgcagcgtgtcttgatctccccggcaacggcgccagaaatttgcttgatgcgtgtggttgacacgtccgttgggaaccccaagaggaaggtgtgatgcgcacagcggcaagtttccctcagtaagaaaccaaggtttaatcgaaccagtaggagtcaagaagcacgttgaaggttgatggcggcgggatgtagtgcggcgcaacaccagagattccggcgccaacgtggaacctgcacaacacaaccaaagtactttgccccaacgaaacagtgaggttgtcaatctcaccggcttgctgtaacaaaggattaaccgtattgtgtggaagatgattgtttgcagaaaacagtagaacaagtattgcagtagattgtatttcagtatagagaattggaccggggtccacagttcactagaggtgtctctcccataagataaacagcatgttgggtgaacaaattaccgttgggcaattgacaaataaagagggcatgaccatgcacatacatattatgatgagtatagtgagatttaattgggcattacgacaaagtacatagaccgctatccagcatgcatctatgcctaaaaagtccaccttcaggttatcatccgaacctcctccagtattaagttgctaacaacagacaattgcattaagtattgcgcgtaatgtaatcagtaactacatcctcgaacatagcaccaatgttttatccctagtggcaacagacatccataatcttagaggtttctgtcactccccgttcacggagacatgaacccactatcgagcataaatactccctcttggagttacaagcatctacttggccgtagcatctactagtaacggagagcatgcaagatcataaacaacacatagacataaattgataatcaacataacaagtattctctattcatcggatcccaacaaacgcaacatatagaattacagatagatgatcttgatcatgttcggcagctcacaagacccgacaattaagcacaatggggagaagacaaccatctagctactgctatggacccatagtccaggggtagactactcactcatcactccggaggcgaccatggcggcgtagagtccttcgggagatgattcccctctccggcagggtgccggaggcgatctcctgaatcccccgagatgggattggcggcggcggcgtctctggaaggttttccgtatcgtggctctcggtactgggggtttcgtgacggaggctttaagtaggcggaagggcaggtcagggggccacacgaggggcccacactataggtcggcgcggccagggcttgggccgcgccgccctatagtctggccatctcgtggccccacttcgtctcctcttcggtcttctggaagcttcgtggaaaaataggaccctgggcgttgatttcgtccaattccgagaatatttcgttactaggatttctgaaaccaaaaacagcagaaaacagaatcggcacttcggcatcttgttaataggttagttccagaaaatgcacgaatatgacataaagtgtgcataaaacatgtagatatcatcaataatgtggcatggaacacaagaaattatcgatacgtcggagatgtatcaaagGACCGCTGGATTGATGGGAGGACGGTGGAGGACATTGCTTCAAAAATCCTTTCTTTGGTGCCTACCAGGTGCAAGAATAGAAGGATGATCGGCAAGGCACTGGCAAAGAAGAATATATGGGTAATGATATCTCAGGTTGCCACGACAGGGAAGCAAGCACACAGTGTGTCAACTTATGAATTGCAATTGGAGGAGTCACTAGGAATCCCATGAACCCGTAAAGGTTCACTTGGACTGGTTCAAAATCTTCGGCAAGCGATACCTACAGGCTACTCTGCCATGGCACTGTGAGTTTCAGTCTTCAAAAGCCGATTTGGAGATCCTTCACGCCTTTGAAATGCAAGTTTTTCAGCTAGTTCGCGGCAAGACACCGACTTTGCACTGCGGACAGAAGGTTTAAGCAAGGGCTCCAAAATCAAAACAATGCATGTTTCACCTATATGCAAGATGAGGACACTGTCGAGCAACATCCTTGTGTGGTGCGTTTACGCTAGACATGTCTGGCATGTTGGAGTATTTGGTGTGTATTTGGAGTCAGCCAGCCTAATTGTTTGCAGTTGGGGTATGGATTTCTTGTAATTGAGTCTCTACCTTCTATAAAGATAAGGCACGTATTTGGGGTGCTCTTGAAAAAAGGTCCTCACGACCTCGACCCAACACTTTAGCTTGATTTCTCTTCAGCAAAGGATTAGTGGTTCCCTGCCATCAAGCGCCACCGTATTTCAAAAGAGGCACGGCTTCGACCTTTATGCTCTTGGTTTGGGAAATTTAGAAAGAAAGACAGTGTGTCTTCCAAAACACCTCCTCCCCCGCCACCTTTTGTTTTCGTGAACATCCAGAGAGATGCCGATCTGTTGGTGATGGACTGATGGCCAGGGGCATTCCATCTAGGAGATAGTAATCCCTTTTGTTTGGTATATTAGAAAAATCATTTTTTGTTTGGTTTCGGCCCGGTGTTGTAAGTATTTACCTATTTCTTCTTAACCAATGAATGACAAAGCTTTTGCCATCGTTTGAAAAGGAGGGGCTAAATATAGAATTCCATGCATCAATTACTTGAGCAAAGATTGTAAACCTGCAATCGAATTTAATCTAAATTAGGTGTCGGGCTCGTACCAATTACCATACAAGGAAAATGTAAGCTAGCATTTCAAATGAAGCTCCTCTGGCTGGTACGAGTTGAGTTGTGAAAATTAAATGCACCATTTAACGAACAAATGCAGTTACATACGTACGCAGCTAAAGCAAAACGATTGATCTAGCTCTCTAGCTAGAGAACAACACCTGTACTACTATTCAAGTGCGCGACCCCTCAAGCAGCTATTCACTAGTCTCATCTGCTACATAATCTGTTTTCCCCTCGAGAATTTGTGCTATTTCATCTCAGTTTCTCACAACTCCAGTGCCAGTGGTTTACGAGAACGTTTGCTGAATCTCTTGCACCAGCTCTTCCGCGCTGAGCGCACACTCGATTCCAATCTGTGGAAAGAAACTACGTTAGGAATTGTAATTAAGGAACTCACATGTTTGCTAAAGAGAAGGGTCGTAACGAACAATGCATTTTAGTTAGTACATGCATGATAGAACAGTTGTCTAATGGAAGGGTAGTTGTCAATGTTGTGCAAGGAAATCCATGATACCTAGCTAGCAAATATGTGTATCACTTATACTTACAAACATTGTGCAAATATATGCTCATTAGTTtggttgcaaatatatgttggtcaCATTTCACATCAGCTAAGATTTTTTTGGGTGAACAAGTGCATGTTAGGTAGGATCTAACTTTAGGTAGGATCTATGTGATCACTTTTTTGAAAAtacaatttaaaaaaaaatcacaaaAATAAAATGCACATCCACGTTATATATACAACCCCCAAAAACTACAAATCTAAATTCGACCCAAATTATTCACCTCACATTTGTCTTACTTGAGTTGAAATTTATTGGACTTTTAGATTTATAGCCTATAGTCATATTGTATGCAAATTTACATTTTTTAACAATTTATAAATGATTTTTGTGAGTTGATCCTCGGATAGATCCTATACATGTATCACCCTGCGTATGCCATTCAGGTCGCCCTATTTTGAAGGTGTCCGGTCCAACCTATTCACATAAGGCATTATAGCATGTACACTATTTCACCAAACTATACTACATACTCCTAGGAGTAGTCGTGAGCCCTACTTTGAAGATGTCCAGGTCCAACGGCCTAGCCGTCCAGCCCACATTTATGACTAGTGCAGCTTCAGCATATGCGTGATTGGCCAGTAGCCTTACATGCACTTTACACGGGAACCTCGCATGAAACAAATGCAATCTTCTTCGACTTTAACTGGCATATAACTATACATATGCAGTGTTTAATTGGTCCATGCCTTTACTTTGTTCATGCCGACGAATGAGGAAACGAAAAGGTAGGGCAAGAAGCAGCCAAGATCGAACTAGCTGGACGTAAGGTGCATACCTTGACGGTGAAGGCGTTGACGTCGGTGTCGTCGATGGTGCTGATCTTGGCGTGGAGGATCTCCAGCGCCGGCGCCCGTCCCTCCAGCGCGGCGATGATCTTGACCGCCTGCCCCGGCGCGCGGTGCGACACCGTCTTCAGCACCAGGTTCGCGCCGGCGAACTCCACCCTCACGTCGGGGAGGGGGTTGGTCGGGGGCAGCAGCAGCGCCTGCCGGTTGGCGTAGACCGACAGctcggcggtgatggcgtcgagCGAGGGGAGGTAGGAGGAGGCCGCAGGATCGTGGCCGGTTGGCGTCATCGCTGGTGACACGTATGTGGAGCCGGAGATCAGTGGTGGTGGGAGGGGCCGGAGAATGTAGGGGCTGCCTGGCGTCGGCGGCGTCCTTGCAGGGCTGATCGGGATGGCGAGGCGCGGGCTGAGCGGTGGCGTGGACTTGAGGAGCGGGCTTAGCGGCGGCGTGGATCTGTGGAGCGGGCTGAGCGGGAGGCGTGGACTGTAGGACGACGGCAGCGGCCGCGGGCTGAGGACATGCTCCGTGTAGACCTTGCGCTGCTTTTTGGCCTCCAGCGACTGCTTCACTTGCTgcagctccttgatgtagtccaccACACCTCCTATGATTGATGCCTGGTCACCCTGATTCAAAAAGATAAAGCATATCATGGTCTTACGAATCGATGAATGAATTAAAAGCATAATCCTGCAGCACCTGTCTAAGCTCAGGGTTTCCGAGAAGAAAAAGCAAGTAGCTAGGCTTCACTTTGTTTAGCTAGGCCGGTCCATGGCCGTGCATTCAGCGACTCAGCGTGCATGCACTTGGCAAGCAGTGTTCTAGCTAGCACGTACGTTACGTAGGACCAGCTGATCTCAATTCCGAACGAGGAAGATCCATGAACAGATTCATGTTAATAATGATATCTATGGGCCGGAGAACTAGCAGTACTCCCTTTATCGGAAAAGCAGTACTCGTAAAGTAGTACCCGTACAACATATGGTAATAAATCATCGAACAGTTAGTTGCCTAACTCAAACGAATCAACATCTTAACAGTACAGATCGAGTTTACGTAGTACGTACTCAAATATAGGGATGAATAGATAGACATGGGTAGGTTGACGGAAAGCTATGCACCACGCATGAATAGATGGAGTAGACGAGAGGCCGGTAGTATGATGAGCTTACCCGCTTGACATAGAAACATGGCATGAGAGACCGCAGCACTGTCAGGTGCTCGTTCATCTGCTTCCTCCGGTTGCGCTCCACCGTGATGTGCGGCGTCTTGGGCGTCGCGCCGCCTCCCTCCTCCGGCGAGTATCTCTGCCTCTTCTGCGTCTTTGCGGTGCCGTCATATTCGTCCTGCGGCGCTCGTCGCTTGCTGCCTTTGTTTCCCGGCGCAGGACCAGCCTGCAGAAGCCCAGGACCACCTCTGCCGTGGCCGCCGGTGGTGGGGCTTAACGCGGCGGCAGGGCCGTTCACGCAGTCCTCCCACGTCTCCAGGATCCTGAATAGGTCGTCGGCGTCGGAGGGGAGCTGGAACTCGCCGTCAACGTCCACGAGGAGCTGATCGCACAGCGCATCACCCATGATCGATGCTTTGCACGTATGCAAACTTACCACCTTGTGCTTGCTAGCTGCTAGCGGAGTGGTGTGGGGAAGGATGTTGTGCGCAAGTGGAATATTGGCTAGACACAGCTTTGCTTCTTTTAAGCAAGGAGCTAGAGTTCGGCCGTTTGCTTTTGGAAGATGGTCATGAGAAGAGACGAAATGACATAAATACCTGAAGGGATGTATGGTTGCAAGTGTGGTGATCGGTGAAACGGTGTGTCACACTTGGTGGCCCCAACGACAACACTTTGGCCATACTTGTTAGGGAAACTCGATGCAGGGCGATCATAATGGATTAACCAGATCTGGTGATGCATGATTTAAAGTCTTATAGATACATATATAATCAAATCACACAATGGTGTCTAGGTAGGTGAAATAACATTTTATGTCTTCGTCTAGTGCTTTGGATCATTTAATATTAAGGATGACTCAAAAATTGGGTTCCGGTAGGATAAGTAGTTAGGAAATATTACACTCTAGGATAGTATCCAGCTACATGTAACATTGTCCGTCACAAGAGCGACACAATTGCCAAAATTTTAGAGTCATCTCCATCAAATGTGACATACAGCCGAGATTTAATTGGTCCTAGGCTTGTGGCATGGAATGGTCTAGTAGGGCGGTTGGCAATGGTTCAATTGTCACAAGGGACTGAGGAATTTCGCTAAAATCTACATAAGGATGGTAAATTCGTGGTTGATTTTATGTATAGAGATATGGAAATTTGGAAAATGAAGGTGGCTCTAATTGTTAAAAAAAATGCTGATTACCTGTGTAAGGTGTAATCCTTAC
It includes:
- the LOC127315526 gene encoding transcription factor SPEECHLESS, whose amino-acid sequence is MGDALCDQLLVDVDGEFQLPSDADDLFRILETWEDCVNGPAAALSPTTGGHGRGGPGLLQAGPAPGNKGSKRRAPQDEYDGTAKTQKRQRYSPEEGGGATPKTPHITVERNRRKQMNEHLTVLRSLMPCFYVKRGDQASIIGGVVDYIKELQQVKQSLEAKKQRKVYTEHVLSPRPLPSSYSPRLPLSPLHRSTPPLSPLLKSTPPLSPRLAIPISPARTPPTPGSPYILRPLPPPLISGSTYVSPAMTPTGHDPAASSYLPSLDAITAELSVYANRQALLLPPTNPLPDVRVEFAGANLVLKTVSHRAPGQAVKIIAALEGRAPALEILHAKISTIDDTDVNAFTVKIGIECALSAEELVQEIQQTFS